Within Paenibacillus albicereus, the genomic segment CTGGGCGCTCATGGGCCTGTTCGGCATCGCGGCCGCATGCGGGTTCGAGCTTGCCGTCCGCAAAGCCGGAATCGCGACCTCGCCTGCGTCTGGAGCGGATGCGCAGGGAAGCCGCGAGGCGCTGCGGCTGCTGCTGCACCCGCAGAAGCAGCTGCTCCTCGTCGCTTCGTACTTCTTTTTCGGCTGGGGCTATATCATCTACTTCACGTACCTGATCCCCTATCTGACGAGCGCGGGCGTGCCGTCCCTCTATGCCGGACTGGTCTGGTCCGGGATCGGCTTCGCGGGCTTGTTCAAAGGATGGATCGGAGGCAAGGCGATCGACCGCTGGCCGAGCGGGCATACGCTGTCGGCGGGGCTGGCGCTGGGGACGATCGGCGTGAGCGGGGCCATCGCGGGCGAGATGTGGGTCACCGTGCTCGGAGCGGCGCTGGTCGGGCTCGTGTCGTTCATCACGCCGCCGCTCATGACGACGGCGCTGCTGCGCCGGCAAGTCCCGCCCCAGGCGTATGCGGCCTGCCTCAGCCTGGCGACGGCGTTCTTCGCGGCGGGCCAGATCATCGGCCCGGTCGTCGGCGGCGCGGCGGTCGAGCGGTTCGGGCTGCAGGCCGGCGTCGCCTCCAGCGCCATCTTCCTGGCGATCGCCGCTGCGCTGGCGGCGTGGTACGGACGGCAGCAGCGGCGGAACCGGGCGGAGGCTTAGCGGTCAGCGGGGGGCGGCGAGGCGCTGTCGGAGGCCTCGATTTCGCGGAACCAGAGCTCGGGGCGGTCCATCGGCTCGGTTCGGCCATGGGCGTAGAAGAGGCGTACCGCCTCGGGAGCGATGGATTCCGGCAGGCGGAAGGAGACGATCTCCGGCCGTGCCGGATTGACGGGAATCAGGTAGGCTGGAGCCGCAGGCGGATCGGGCAAGGAGCGGGCCCACGCGGCGAACTCGCTGCGCAGCAGACGAGTCTCCATGCTCTCCGATTGGAGAGCGGGAGAGGCATCGGCTGGAGCCGTGCCGTACGGGAGCACGAGCAGTACCGCATCACGGACGCGATCCGAGCTCTCGGGCGCACGCTGCCAGACCGGCTGGATCTCGTAGAGGCCCCGGTCGACGGCGAGACGGAAGGCGATGTCGCCTGGCTCGGTGCGCGGGCTGTCGAGGCTGCGGAGCAGGCTGAAGCCGATTGAGGCCAGGCCCAGCGCCAGCACGAGCAGCATACCGAGCAGGATCGGACCAGCGCTCCGCAGCATTCGGAGGAAGCTGAGATCGGCGGTTTCCTTGGCGGAGGTTGGAGCGGCGGCCGCGCCGCTGGGCCTGCGCCGCGTCGCCGCGAGCAGCCAGCCGAGAGTGGACAGCAGCACGAGGCAAGCGGCTGCAAAAGCGACCGATCCGGTCGACAGCAAGAGCGAATTCATTCGCGATCAGGCTCCTTCCACGGCGCAACCTTTTCCAGGCTGGCTCGTCTAAATGTGGGTGTA encodes:
- a CDS encoding YbfB/YjiJ family MFS transporter; the protein is MTSATEETADKGTRSAFNPITLWASLLFAVILGFSRLSYGMFLPGIQRSIGGSYSQLGMLGTVNFVGYLAGTLCLPLLMARLPGRKLAINRWACLLLGAALIGSASSDRFLPLGLWRLAIGALSALATVLVLSLALDTVRPEERGTASGLIWLGGCAGILVTGLSAGFTIDPSRLQGWRFAWALMGLFGIAAACGFELAVRKAGIATSPASGADAQGSREALRLLLHPQKQLLLVASYFFFGWGYIIYFTYLIPYLTSAGVPSLYAGLVWSGIGFAGLFKGWIGGKAIDRWPSGHTLSAGLALGTIGVSGAIAGEMWVTVLGAALVGLVSFITPPLMTTALLRRQVPPQAYAACLSLATAFFAAGQIIGPVVGGAAVERFGLQAGVASSAIFLAIAAALAAWYGRQQRRNRAEA